Below is a genomic region from Bacillota bacterium.
ATCGTCGCCCGCGAGGCGGAGGCGCTGGCGGCCGGCGGGAGGAGGTGAGGGGGATGGCAGCTGTGCGTGTCGTCGCCGCCATGAGCGGCGGCGTGGACAGCTCGGTGGCGGCGGCCCTGCTGGTGCGGCAGGGCTACGAGGTGATCGGCGTCACCATGCAGATCTGGCAGGCGCGCGACCCCGCGGAGGAGGCACGCCTGGGCGGCTGCTGCTCGCTGGGCGCGGTGGCCGACGCCCGGCGCGTGGCCGAGCTGCTGGGCATCCCCTACTACGTCCTCAACCTCCAGGAAGCCTTCCGCCGCGCGGTCATCGACGACTTCGTGCGCGAGTACGCCCGCGGCCGGACGCCCAACCCGTGCATCGTCTGCAACCGCGAGATCAAGTTCGCGGCGCTCCTGGAGCGGGCGCGCGAGCTGGGCGCGGAGTACGTGGCCAGCGGCCACTACGCCCGCGCCGGCTGGGACGCGCGGCGCGGCCGCTGGGTGCTGCGCCGCGGCCGCGACGCGCGCAAGGACCAGAGCTACGTCCTCTACCCGCTGGAGCAGGAGCAGCTGGCGCACGTCCTCTTCCCGCTGGGCGGGATGGAGAAGGCGGAGACGCGCCGGCTGGCCGCCGAGCTGGGCCTGCCGGTGGCGGCGAAGCCCGAGAGCCAGGAGATCTGCTTCGTCCGCGACGGCGACTACGCCGCCTTCCTGGAGGGCGAGATCCCGGACCGCTTCCGCCCCGGCCCCATCGTCGACCGCCGGGGGCGCCTGCTGGGCACGCACCGCGGCCTGCCCCGCTACACGGTGGGCCAGCGGCGCGGGCTGGGCGTGGCCGCGCGGGAGCCGCTCTACGTGCTGGAGGTGGACGCCGAGCGGAATCGCCTGGTGGTGGGCACGGCCGCGGAGGCGGGCCGCCGCCGCTTCCGCGTCGGACCGGTCACCTGGGTCTCC
It encodes:
- the mnmA gene encoding tRNA 2-thiouridine(34) synthase MnmA — protein: MAAVRVVAAMSGGVDSSVAAALLVRQGYEVIGVTMQIWQARDPAEEARLGGCCSLGAVADARRVAELLGIPYYVLNLQEAFRRAVIDDFVREYARGRTPNPCIVCNREIKFAALLERARELGAEYVASGHYARAGWDARRGRWVLRRGRDARKDQSYVLYPLEQEQLAHVLFPLGGMEKAETRRLAAELGLPVAAKPESQEICFVRDGDYAAFLEGEIPDRFRPGPIVDRRGRLLGTHRGLPRYTVGQRRGLGVAAREPLYVLEVDAERNRLVVGTAAEAGRRRFRVGPVTWVSEAPPETGGWQSAEVQLRAHAPARPARYRLEQGDPRRLEVELEEPLRAITPGQSAVLYRGEEVLAGGPVREVLE